The window AAAGCTTGTCAACATTGAGAACTATTTTATATAACTTGAAAAAGAAACAGATCTTTTTAGAAAATGAAACTGATGGACTTTTGTATATTAATCCTTATTTGTTTGGTAAGGGTAGCTGGAACGAAATTAGAAAACTTAGACAAGAGTTTATTTGGGAATGGGATTTTGAAAAAAATGAGGTTAAACAAATTACTGGAACAGCTGCTACTTATGAGGATGCTGAAGCTATTAAAAATATGCAAATAATAGACGCTAAAGAAGAGAAAAATGGAAACAAAATAGAAAGAACTATATTAGTTGAAGAAGCTGAAGAGGAACAAAAAACAAAAGGCTTAGGCAGACTAAAAGCTATTTTAGAAAAAAAGAAAAATGCAAGCAGTAAAGAAGTAGAACAGAAAATGAAACTAATAGGCATTGCAAATGGAAAAATAGGGGATATAGATGTAAAAGAAGAGTATAGAAAACATCTTGAAGAAAAGTATGGTGAGGCTTAAAATGAAAGTATTTTTTGATGTAAATATGATATGCGATTTACTGGACAATGAAAGAGTTAAAGCACATAAAAGCGTTGAAATATATAAAAAAATTGTTAGCAAAGAGGACGTTGATATATATACGACACATTCAGCAATTGCAACAACTGCTTATATATTTAGAAAAAAGTTTGATACTAAAGAGATAGCAGATAATATTAGTCAAATTTCAACAAGTATAAAAATATTAGATGTTAGCAAAGATGTAATTTTGCAAGCAAAAGATTACATTGATGTGTTTAATATAGATGATTATGAAGATCTCTTATTGCTATTGGCTGTAATTGAAAAAGAGATAGATATTTTTATAACTAACGATAAAGAGTTACTTGAAATTGATAAAAGTATTTTGGAAGAGTTAAATTTAATAATAGCTAGTATTGATGAAGCATATGAAGAATTTTGTGTAGATAGTAAAATAATTTCAAAAGAAGATTTGCAAAGAGCAAAAGAAAAATTCAAACAACAATTTGGGGATGGAATTTTTAATAATTTGACTGATGAAGAAAGAGAATTTATGATAAATATATTAAAAAAGATAGAAACTGAAAATAAAGTTGATGATTTTGATGAAACATCAAAGAGAGGAGAAAAGTAGATAATAATGAATAGCATACATCAATGGCAGGTTATTTTGCTCCACTTTGGAGAGTATCTTGATAAATTTGATACAGAAAGCTCTTATTGCAAAGATGATCTAAAAAATGGTGTTAATATTGGGAGAGAATTTTCAGAACCACATATGGCAATAGTTTTATCTCCAAATGCTTTATGTAAAGGTGATACGGTTTTAGTAGTTCCAATAACTGAATACACAAACGGTGATGAAAGACATTGGGATAAAGTAGTATTGAGAAAATCAAAACATAGTTTTTTGCATAAAGATAGCTCAGTTCATTTATCAGCTATTAGAAATATATCTAAGAAAAGAATTATTAAATCTATACTTTCACATATAAATAAAGATGTAAAGAAAGAGATTAAAGACAAAATATGTAGTATGCTGAGGATTTGATTAAACGTCCCCAAATGGGGGAGATCGGAACAAAGCCGACCAAAAAAATCACCTCTCTATTATAGAGAGAGATCGGAACAAAGCCGACCAAAAAATAAAGTTGTCGATATTATACCAATAAATAAAAAAAAAGTCAAAAATTAAAACATTAAGAAAAAAGGGAATATATTAT is drawn from Hydrogenimonas thermophila and contains these coding sequences:
- a CDS encoding replication/maintenance protein RepL, whose protein sequence is MADTTSLVYEREREIVDNQTGEVLKTEQDRIIKVSKTPDFVMMFTENLGALMRLTKSEISVLSVILQRYVMRGNAVVLDTKIRKLIVEAAELKSLSTLRTILYNLKKKQIFLENETDGLLYINPYLFGKGSWNEIRKLRQEFIWEWDFEKNEVKQITGTAATYEDAEAIKNMQIIDAKEEKNGNKIERTILVEEAEEEQKTKGLGRLKAILEKKKNASSKEVEQKMKLIGIANGKIGDIDVKEEYRKHLEEKYGEA
- a CDS encoding type II toxin-antitoxin system VapC family toxin; the protein is MKVFFDVNMICDLLDNERVKAHKSVEIYKKIVSKEDVDIYTTHSAIATTAYIFRKKFDTKEIADNISQISTSIKILDVSKDVILQAKDYIDVFNIDDYEDLLLLLAVIEKEIDIFITNDKELLEIDKSILEELNLIIASIDEAYEEFCVDSKIISKEDLQRAKEKFKQQFGDGIFNNLTDEEREFMINILKKIETENKVDDFDETSKRGEK
- a CDS encoding type II toxin-antitoxin system PemK/MazF family toxin is translated as MNSIHQWQVILLHFGEYLDKFDTESSYCKDDLKNGVNIGREFSEPHMAIVLSPNALCKGDTVLVVPITEYTNGDERHWDKVVLRKSKHSFLHKDSSVHLSAIRNISKKRIIKSILSHINKDVKKEIKDKICSMLRI